CCCGGTGCCGGCCTCGAAGACCCGGGCGCCGGGATAGACGTCCGCCCACATCGGAATCAATGACAGATCTTTCGGGTAGAGCACCTGCGCCCCGCGGGGCATTTTCAGGACATACTCGCCGAAGGTCGGCCGCAAGGCCAGAAATCGCTTCCCCTTCGAGAGGGTCACGATCGAGCCGTCAGGCTTCCCGATCAACTCATCATGGGGAATGGTTTCGCCACTGAAGTGATAGATCTCTCCGGCTTTTAACGTCAGGGCATACTGCCGCCCCTTCTTGTCCACCAGATGGACACGCTCTCCGTTTTGCAGTTGTAACATGGGAGGGCATTCTATGGGACTGCCGACGGGTTTTCAACCAAACCGCCACGACCGAATGCCAGGCTGCCGGCCCACTTGACACTTCAGCGATTGTCCCTATCTCCCTATGAAAGTGAATCTAACCAGTGTCTGCGTCCGTATTACTAGCAACGGGGATGAGGAGAAGCGCGCGGTCGAATCCTTTTTTTCCCCTCTGGTCTCTAACATAGTAAGACACGAGTCGGTTCCTTCACTGGTCCCATAACCAACCTCCCCACCTCGGGGAAGAGGGGTGACGAGAATGAAACACGCATCGGTGATTCAAGACGATACAGAGCCGTCGGTGACAGTGGCGGTCGACCCGGACGCTGATGACCCCGAAGCCAGCACCCTGATGGATAGCATTGCCCAGGATGAGCAGCCAGAGGTCGATGCCGAGGTCCAGGAGCCTGAGCGACCTTCGCGTTCAGCATCCTCCCCGTTTCTGCTGGAGTCCCTGTACTTCCGTTCTTTCGGCGAGCGTGGACTCCTGGAGCGGGATGAAGAGATTGCCTTGGCCAAACAACTCGACCTCGGCACCAGGCAGATTCGCCAGGCGCTCCAGCAAGCCGTCAAACTGTGTGGTCGCCTGAAACGAACCGATCATGTCACCGAACACCTGCAGACGCTCCAGACAGTGCGTCGTTTGAGCGGCTTGTCCGCCACTGCGCTCAACCAGGCTGACGAAGCGCTGACCCATTTGCAGCTCGACAGTACTGCCGGCGGAAAGGTGCCGGCGGCCGTGAGAAAGGAGTTGGAAACCTGCCTCGCGCAACTGCGCGCTTCCCGCGTCACGTTGGAGACCGCGAAGGATGAGTTGGTGCGCTGCAATCTTCGTTTGGTCGTCAATGTCGCCAAACACTACACCGGCCGCGGCCTGACCTTGCTCGATCTCGTCCAGGAGGGCAATATCGGGCTGATGAAGGCTGCCGAACGGTACCAACACCGGAAAGGGTTCAAGTTCAGCACCTATGCCACGTGGTGGATCCGACAGGGCATTACTCGCGCGCTGGCCGACCAGGCACGGACGATCAGAATTCCTGTGCACCAGACGGAAGCGTCAAACCGGATTT
The sequence above is drawn from the Nitrospira defluvii genome and encodes:
- a CDS encoding sigma-70 family RNA polymerase sigma factor; its protein translation is MKHASVIQDDTEPSVTVAVDPDADDPEASTLMDSIAQDEQPEVDAEVQEPERPSRSASSPFLLESLYFRSFGERGLLERDEEIALAKQLDLGTRQIRQALQQAVKLCGRLKRTDHVTEHLQTLQTVRRLSGLSATALNQADEALTHLQLDSTAGGKVPAAVRKELETCLAQLRASRVTLETAKDELVRCNLRLVVNVAKHYTGRGLTLLDLVQEGNIGLMKAAERYQHRKGFKFSTYATWWIRQGITRALADQARTIRIPVHQTEASNRILRASRRLVQQLGRQPRLEEVALSMRMRPDRLQETIQAFQEPVALEHQVGDGGTEFGELLPDQQAVPPDAHVNRTEMTREMDRILGTLTPREQTVIRLRFGIGQDQARTLEQVGQELSVTRERIRQIEAKALKKLKSPMVKEMFAALK